The proteins below are encoded in one region of Sebastes fasciatus isolate fSebFas1 chromosome 16, fSebFas1.pri, whole genome shotgun sequence:
- the LOC141752487 gene encoding odorant receptor 131-2-like → MSHATQSQTNITAGQQYQGLLERVLFSTLTTVPCCVFLFINGTMLFTLRSKLVFRETSRYILLFNLLFADTVQMAVSQLLYLLAAYRVKLTYPVCGVLVMLASLTIVISPLTLVVMSLERYVAVCYPLRHATIITIRNTAVAITVVWSFSSLHVLTQVILLLDFPFDNLESLQMEKYCVKLNILLGPISGLYDKAYTYFLFVSAGLAVISSYIGVMIAARSASTNKASAQKARNTLLLHLVQLGLSLLSTIHQSFLVAMSNIVTRIVFVRIHIVFHVLIFIFPRCLISLIYGIRDQNIRPVLVYHLCCRLKLSVAPAKAKVSP, encoded by the coding sequence ATGTCACACGCAACTCAATCTCAGACCAACATCACTGCTGGACAGCAGTATCAAGGCTTACTGGAAAGAGTGTTATTTTCTACTCTGACTACAGTaccatgctgtgtgtttctcttcattAATGGGACCATGTTATTCACCTTGAGGAGTAAATTGGTGTTTCGTGAGACCTCCCGTTACATTCttctgtttaacctcctttttgcAGACACTGTACAGATGGCAGTGAGTCAGTTACTGTACCTCCTGGCTGCTTATAGAGTAAAACTGACATATCCAGTATGTGGCGTTCTCGTCATGTTAGCCAGTCTCACAATAGTAATCTCCCCTCTCACACTGGTGGTGATGTCTCTGGAGAGATATGTGGCTGTGTGCTACCCACTGAGGCAcgctaccatcatcaccatcagaaacacagcagtggcTATCACTGTGGTTTGGTCCTTCAGTTCACTACATGTCCTCAcacaagttattttactgttagattTTCCATTTGACAACCTGGAGAGCCTGCAGATGGAAAAGTATTGTGTCAAACTAAACATACTTCTTGGCCCAATTTCTGGTCTTTATGATAAAGCCTACacttattttctgtttgtatcaGCTGGTTTAGCAGTCATTTCTTCCTATATAGGTGTGATGATAGCAGCCAGGTCAGCCTCCACAAACAAAGCTTCAGCCCAGAAGGCTCGTAATactctgctgctgcatctggtGCAGCTGGGCCTCAGTCTCTTGTCAACTATACACCAATCTTTCCTTGTAGCCATGTCAAACATTGTTACGAGGATCGTGTTTGTGCGCAtccacattgtttttcatgtgcTTATTTTCATCTTCCCCAGATGTCTGATTTCTCTCATTTATGGCATAAGAGATCAGAACATCAGACCTGTCCTCGTGTACCATCTATGTTGTCGACTGAAACTCTCAGTCGCCCCGGCCAAGGCCAAGGTCTCACCCTAG
- the LOC141752486 gene encoding odorant receptor 131-2-like, with translation MSHATQSQTNITAGQQYQGLLERVLFSTLTTVPCCVCIFINGTMLFTLRSKLVFRETSRYILLFNLLLADTVQMAVSQLLYLLSVCRVKLTYPVCGVLVMLADLTVVISPLTLVVMSLERYVAVCYPLRHATIITIRNTAVAITVVWSFSSLHVLTQVILLVDFPFDNLESLQMEKYCAKLNILLGPMSGLYDKAYTYSLFVSAGLAVISSYIGVMIAARSASTNKASAQKARNTLLLHLVQLGLSLLSTLYLSFLVAMSNIVTRIVFVRIQIVFYVLIFIFPRCLSSLIYGIRDQNIRPVLVYHLCCRLKLSVAPAKAKLSP, from the coding sequence ATGTCACACGCAACTCAATCTCAGACCAACATCACTGCTGGACAGCAGTATCAAGGCTTACTGGAAAGAGTGTTATTTTCCACTCTGACTACAgtaccatgctgtgtgtgtatctTCATTAATGGGACCATGTTATTCACCTTGAGGAGTAAATTGGTGTTTCGTGAGACCTCCCGTTACATTCttctgtttaacctccttttgGCAGACACTGTACAGATGGCAGTGAGTCAGTTACTGTACCTCCTGTCTGTTTGTAGAGTAAAACTGACATATCCTGTATGTGGCGTTCTCGTCATGTTGGCCGATCTCACAGTAGTAATCTCCCCTCTCACACTGGTGGTGATGTCTCTGGAGAGATATGTGGCTGTGTGCTACCCACTGAGGCAcgctaccatcatcaccatcagaaacacagcagtggcTATCACTGTGGTTTGGTCCTTCAGTTCACTACATGTCCTCACACAAGTTATTTTACTGGTAGATTTTCCATTTGATAACCTGGAGAGCCTGCAGATGGAAAAGTATTGTGCCAAACTAAACATACTTCTTGGCCCAATGTCTGGTCTTTATGATAAAGCCTACACTTATTCTCTGTTTGTATCAGCTGGTTTAGCAGTCATTTCTTCCTATATAGGTGTGATGATAGCAGCCAGGTCAGCCTCCACAAACAAAGCTTCAGCCCAGAAGGCTCGTAATactctgctgctgcatctggtGCAGCTGGGCCTCAGTCTCTTGTCAACTCTATACCTCTCTTTCCTTGTAGCCATGTCAAACATCGTGACGAGGATAGTGTTTGTGCGCATCCAGATTGTTTtttatgtgcttattttcatCTTCCCCAGATGTCTGAGTTCTCTCATTTATGGCATAAGAGATCAGAACATCAGACCTGTCCTCGTGTACCATCTATGTTGTCGACTGAAACTCTCAGTCGCCCCGGCCAAGGCCAAGCTCTCACCCTAG